From Leopardus geoffroyi isolate Oge1 chromosome B4, O.geoffroyi_Oge1_pat1.0, whole genome shotgun sequence, a single genomic window includes:
- the LOC123591613 gene encoding polypeptide N-acetylgalactosaminyltransferase 4 produces MRIRMAVRWTWAGKSCLLLALLTVAYILVELSVSTFHASSAAGLARERGPKQLSGPWEKAEELSRPLYEKPPADFHALGEWGKASKLQLSQDELKQQEELIERYAINIYLSDRISLHRHIEDKRMYECKSQKFNYRRLPTTSVIIAFYNEAWSTLLRTIHSVLETSPAVLLKEIILVDDLSDRVYLKTQLETYISNLDRVRLIRTNKREGLVRARLIGATFATGDVLTFLDCHCECNSGWLEPLLERIGKDETAIVCPVIDTIDWNTFEFYMQTGEPMIGGFDWRLTFQWHSVPKHERDRRKSRIDPIRSPTMAGGLFAVSKKYFQYLGTYDTGMEVWGGENLELSFRVWQCGGKLEIHPCSHVGHVFPKRAPYARPNFLQNTARAAEVWMDQYKEHFYNRNPPARKEAYGDISERKLLRERLKCKSFDWYLKNVFSNLHVPEDRPGWHGAIRSMGISSECLDYNSPDSNPTGANLSLFGCHGQGGNQFFEYTSNKEIRFNSVTELCAEVPEQKNYVGMQNCPKDGFPIPANIIWHFEEDGTIFHPRSGLCLSAFRTPEGRPDVQMRTCDALDKKQIWKFEK; encoded by the coding sequence ATGAGGATCCGGATGGCCGTGAGGTGGACCTGGGCAGGCAAGAGCTGCCTGTTGCTGGCGCTTTTAACAGTGGCCTATATCCTGGTGGAACTCTCTGTCTCTACTTTCCATGCCTCCTCAGCAGCCGGCCTTGCCAGGGAGAGGGGGCCCAAACAGCTCTCAGGCCCctgggaaaaggcagaggagtTGTCTCGACCGCTTTATGAGAAGCCCCCTGCAGATTTCCACGCacttggggagtgggggaaagccAGCAAACTCCAGCTCAGCCAGGATGAACTAAAGCAGCAAGAAGAACTTATTGAGAGATATGCCATTAATATTTATCTCAGCGACAGGATTTCCCTGCACCGCCACATAGAGGATAAAAGAATGTATGAGTGTAAATCCCAGAAGTTTAATTATAGGAGACTTCCCACCACCTCTGTTATCATCGCTTTCTATAATGAAGCCTGGTCGACCTTGCTCCGCACCATCCACAGTGTTTTAGAAACTTCTCCTGCAGTCCTCTTGAAGGAAATCATCCTAGTGGATGACTTGAGTGACAGAGTTTATTTGAAGACACAGCTTGAAACTTACATCAGCAATCTGGATAGAGTCCGCTTGATTAGAACAAATAAGCGGGAGGGGCTGGTTCGAGCCCGCCTGATTGGGGCCACTTTTGCCACGGGGGATGTCCTCACTTTCCTGGATTGCCACTGTGAGTGTAATTCTGGTTGGTTAGAACCACTTTTGGAAAGAATTGGGAAAGATGAAACGGCAATTGTATGTCCTGTGATAGACACCATTGATTGGAATACTTTTGAGTTCTATATGCAGACCGGGGAGCCCATGATTGGTGGATTTGACTGGCGCTTAACCTTCCAGTGGCATTCGGTCCCCAAACATGAAAGGGACAGACGGAAATCGAGAATTGACCCAATCCGATCTCCCACCATGGCTGGAGGACTGTTTGCTGTCAGcaagaaatattttcagtacCTTGGAACATATGACACTGGAATGGAGGTGTGGGGGGGTGAGAACCTGGAGCTATCTTTTAGGGTGTGGCAGTGTGGAGGTAAACTGGAGATCCACCCCTGTTCCCACGTGGGCCATGTATTCCCCAAGCGGGCGCCATATGCTCGGCCCAATTTCCTACAGAATACTGCTCGGGCAGCGGAAGTGTGGATGGACCAGTACAAAGAGCATTTCTACAATCGAAACCCGCCAGCAAGGAAAGAAGCTTATGGTGatatatctgaaagaaaattaCTACGAGAACGGCTGAAGTGCAAGAGCTTTGACTGGtatttgaaaaatgtgttttctaatttACATGTTCCAGAGGATAGGCCAGGCTGGCACGGAGCTATTCGCAGTATGGGAATCTCTTCCGAATGTTTAGATTATAACTCTCCTGACAGTAACCCCACAGGTGCCAACCTTTCACTGTTCGGCTGCCACGGCCAAGGAGGCAATCAATTCTTTGAATACACTTCAAACAAGGAAATAAGGTTTAACTCTGTGACAGAGTTATGTGCAGAGGTTCCTGAGCAAAAAAATTATGTAGGAATGCAAAATTGTCCAAAAGATGGGTTCCCCATTCCAGCAAACATTATTTGGCATTTTGAAGAAGATGGAACCATTTTTCATCCCCGCTCGGGACTGTGCCTTAGTGCTTTTCGGACACCTGAGGGTCGCCCTGATGTTCAAATGAGAACTTGTGATGCTCTAGATAAAAAACAGATCTGGAAGTTTGAGAAATAG